ACTGCATTCTCGTGTCTTTGACATCTTTCATATCAAAAAGAAATAAGGCCATATTCTGAGAATCTACAGTGAAATCTGGAACATTGTTAATAAGCGCTCTTGCATAGTACCCTTTCTCCTCAGAATAAAAATATTTTTCGAAAGATTCAGACATCTTTTTAGCCGCAGCATTGTATTTTTCAACAAGCTCGAAATCTCCAAAAGTTCTCGCAAAATTAGCTGCAGCTTTTAATCCAGCATAAGTAGTGGCCACAGTAAAAGTATGCACCCCGTACCTTTCCTCCCATAGATCATAAGAGCTCTTTGGCAGCCCGTTTTCATCTGTGAACTTTACTAAAAAATCAGCACTTTTTTTTATCAGAGCATCATAAAACGGAAAGAAATATTCTATATCCAGAGATTGCAAATAGTATTGCCATAATGCCCATATCACCAGTGCAGTTTCATCTTCCTGAATCGGTATGATGGGTTCATTGTTAATGATTCTTGGAATCCAGCTGCTCGCTATTTTTCCGTCTGCAGTGTATTTATGATAAAAATACCCATCTTTCGATACAGTTCCTAAAGCAAAATCAAAGAATCTTCTTGAGGCGCTGAAATGCAACGTTTTAGTAAGCGCATATGCTGCCAAGGCTGCATCTCTGGGCCAGACATAGTAATATCCATCCCTACTGTCTTTAAGTATGTCACTATCTGACGAAGCCATAATTCCGCCCTTATTATTTATATGCGTTCTGATTATAAACTGCGATTTTTTAAATAGAGACGCAATGTCAGAGTTAACAGCAATCTTCTTTTTTGCGCTCCAAACCTCCCAGTAATTATTTGTTCTTCTATACATTTCTCTCAACTGATCAATGCTGAGATTGCTCTTATCTTTTATGATCTCGTCCATATTTTCGCCACATATTAAAAAATAATAGAATGTTCTCGTTTCTCCTGGCTGTATGATTATCGTATTACTTATCACTGAATCTACGGATCCTATAGCTACAGGATTAAACGATAGCTTGCTATCTTCAGCATCTTTCCATGTGCCTTCAAATCCCCTAAAAGCCTTGATGCCTATTGCATACTGATCATTGGTATTGTTAAGATCGTCCAGTGTAGCTGCTAAAAAATATCTGCTACCTTTATAGTGGATCACTGAGTTCAATTCAGGATAGTAAAATGCAGTGTCACCTATATCATTTCCATATATGTAGAAATCATGATGGAAAAAGAACTTTATTTCTTGAGGTGCATTGCTTTGATTAAAGATGTTAACCTTTCTGACATAAATATTCTGGTATATATCCACAAAATCCAGGTTCTCAAATTTTAACTGGTCAATCTGATACTTTACATTACCTATCATCGTATCATCCAGATAATCCATGGAAGTAATGAGAGAGTGGTCAATCCATCTAAAATGATCATTGATGGATACACCGAACCTGAAAGGGTGGCCCACAGCATGATTATCAGACTGGTCATGAGCATAGTAAAAATCTACAATTCTATAATCTTTATCAAAGCTTACTAAAACTCTGCCATTTCCAATAGGCAAGTACCTTACCATAAAATAGTATCTGTATTCTTAAATTTAAAGCTTTTGATAAACAGCCTATTTTTATAATCAATAAAACAAAGATTTATTAATTACATTATGCTAAATCAGTAATATGAACTATGATGAAGAATGGTTAATAAGCAACAGAAATGGAAGTTATGCCTCTTCCTCAGCATCGTTTTCAAATCTCCGTACCTATCATGGCTTGTATGTTAAAAATATGAACGCACAGTTTGACAGATATGTGCTATTATCAAAGTTATTTGAAGAGCTGGAATTTGAAAATAAGAAGATAAATCTGGATACCAATTACTATCCGGACGTGATTTATCCTGAGGGCTATAAATATCTTCAGAATTTTGAGCCTGCACCAATTCCCACTTTTTATTATGATTTAGAAGACACCAAACTTGTAAAAAAGATAATAATAGACCCAGAAAAAGATATAGTAATGATAAAATACAAAGTTACAGGCAAACTACCAAAATATTTCAGGTTATTTCCTCTGTTAGCGTTCAGAAATTATCACAACACAATGAAACGAGATGACAGAAAAATTGAATTTGCAGAAGAACAGCTTGCTTACAAATTTTTTTCAGACAACCTGTTTTTGAAAATTGCCAAAATTGGAAGCTTTAAAGAAGATAAGCTGTGGTACTACAATTTTCAGTATATTAGAGATAGAGAGCGTGGCTGCAATTACGAAGATGACCTGTATTTACCAGGGTACATAGAACTGGAAAATATCGAAGATACAGTGACAGTTTCCATTTACACGGATGAAGCTCCAGATTACACATTTGAAGAAGTTGAAAAGAGATATTTATCGTCTCTATCTTCCATTCGCCTTAAAAATGAAAATATTAGAAAAATAGTTAGAAATTCAACATATTTTTTGACAAGAGATAACATAATTGCAGGATATTACTGGTTTACACCTTGGGCTAGGGACACGTTTATATCATTGCCAGGGCTTGTGCTGATCCCTAAAAGGTATCAGCTGGCTAAGGAGATATTATTAAATTACACACAAAGGATAAAAAATGGATTGACACCAAAAACTATATCTGAACCTGATAATTACAGCACTGCAGACTCATCATTATGGTACATATATGCAGTGTATAAGTATTATAAATATACACAGGACCTGAGCATTATAAAATTGGTGTATCCTAAGATCCTTGAAATAATTGAAAGCTACAGGAAAGGTAACGCTTATTTTGAGATGATAGATTCTCTGATAAAAGTTAAAAAACCACAGTTAACATGGATGGATGCCAGCATAGGGGATATGATAATTACTCCCAGAGTTGGCTATCCTGTAGAAATTAATGCACTATGGTATAACGCTCTGGAAATTGTCAGGTTTATGGCTAAAAAGCAGAAAGTTGAATATCCACAATATCTCGATCTCCTGATCCCAGAAGTCAGGGAAAAGTTTAAAGCTAAATTTGTAAAAGATGACATCATTCTGGATGTGGCAGAGCCTGATGACTATAGCATCCGCCCAAACTTCATATTTGCATTTTCACTGCCTTATCCAGTTCTGGATAACTTTTCAAAATATTTGGAACTGGTAAAATCTAAATTATTAACTCCTTTAGGGTTGAGAACTCTTATTCAGGATGATAAACGATACATAGGTACCTATGAAGGAGATCAGTACCATAGAGATTCTGCATATCATAATGGATCAATATGGCCGTGGCTTGCAGGGCCATATATCACTGCATCAGTAAATGCAGGCACTAATCCTACTGAGCTCTTAGAATATTTCAAAGAGCTGTATTCATTGTCGAAAATACCAGAGCTATTTGATGGTGATGAGCCACATAAGCCACGAGGATGCATTATTCAGGCTTGGAGTTATGGTGAGTTGATAAGGGCATATTATGAAGACTTAAAGAGATAAACTATGAAAATCACGGTTATAGGATGGGAACTACCACCAGCATTTTCAGGTGGACTTGGAATACATACAATTAACCTGTTCAGCATAATAAGCAAGTTTGCGGAAGTAGAGATATATATCCCAAATATGGCAAGATTATATCCTGTTTATCCGTTTTCTGTAAAAACTATCCCTCTGACATCGCAGGGATTTAAAAGTGGTTATGAACCTATTATTACAAACTTTTACGAAGCGGTTGAAGAGTATAATCAGAAAGTTGTGAAAGCTTTTAATCCTAAAAATACAGCGGTAATTCACTGCCATGACTGGATCACGTTTAAAGCGGGCATAGAGCTTAAAGAAAAATATGGCATACCTCTCGTGGTGACTGTTCACAGCACTGAAATAGACAGGTCAGGAAACTTTTATCCGCAAAGGGCAATAATGGACATAGAGGAGCAAGGGCTAAAAAAAGCGGATCATATAATTGCAGTGTCAGATTATACTAAAAAAATAATAACAGATACTTATGATATTCCAGATTCTAAAATCACCACAATATACAATGGATTGGGCAAACATTTCTCTTCAATTCCGCCAAAAAACTATGATTTATCGGGATATGTATTATATTTTGGCAGGGTCACTATGCAAAAAGGCCCCATATTCTTCGTAGAAGCCGCTAAAAAAGTTATTGATAAGATTCATGATGTAAAATTCATAATGGCTGGAACTGGAGAGCAATTAGAGGAAATGAAAGCTCTATCAAAAACGCTTTTCATTAATAAAAATATGATATTTACTGGCTTTGTAGAATTTAATAAAGCGATGCAATATTATCGAAATAGTGACTTATTCATCTTGCCTGCCGTTTCAGAGCCATTTGGCATAACTGTTCTTGAGGCCATGAGTTCAGGGACACCTGCTATAATAAGCAAAACTACAGGCGTAGGAGAAGTATTGAAAAATATACTTAAGGCAGATTTTTGGGATACAGATCTCATTGCAGAGTATATAATAGGAGCAATAAAGTACAGAAGCCTTAGAAGCACTTTAGGCTCGATGGGGCAGATGGAGGCAAAGAAGTTTACTTGGGAAAAAGCAGCAATAAAAACAATGGAGGTGTATCTATCTTTATGAAAAACGTGGTGTTTTATTTTGAAGTACACCAGCCCAGGAGGCTGAGAATCTACAGAATGAAGGAGATCGGCATCAATCATGACTATTTTTGGGAAGAGAAAAACAGAGATATTTTTATGAGAGCGGCAAAAAAATGTTATATACCGACCACTAGATTGTTTATAGAACATGGTATAAAAGCCAGTTTCTCCCTGTCTGGAACTTTTTTAGAGCAGGCAATTGAATATGAGCCGGAAGTTATAGAAACTTTCAAAGAATATTTTAAAACAGGGCTTGGAGAACTGTTAAGTGAAACATATTACCACAGTCTTGCATCTTTATGGGATCGAGATGAGTTTATGGCACAGGTAAAGGAACAAGAAGAGATGATATGGAAACTTTTCAAGATAAAACCAAAGACTTTTAGAAATACAGAATTGCTTTATAATGACGATATTTCAAGATATGTATCTTCCATGGGCTATGCCAATATAATTGCAGAAGGCACAGATTCGTTGATATCCGCGCATAATCCAAACTATATTTACAGATCCGTATCAAACTTAAACTTGTTTTTAAGAAACTATCGGCTGAGCGATGACATATCTTTCAGGTTCTCAACATGGAACTGGCCTGAGTATCCTCTTACAGCGGATAAGTACGCAAGATGGATAGACAGTGCCCCAGGAGACATGGCAAATCTGTTTATGGACTATGAAACTTTTGGAGAGCATCAGGTTTCAGATACTGGTATATTTGAGTTTCTTAAATACCTGCCAATAGAATTTAAAAACAGAGGAATTAAAATGCTCACGATAAACGAAGCAGCACAATCTTTTGAAAGAAGAGAGATGATAAAAGTTTCAGAGGCAATTTCTTGGGCAGATGTGAATAGAGATGTATCTCCATGGCTAGGGAACGATATGCAGAAAGAAGCATTTAAAGAGCTTCAAAAATTGAAAAGCAGTAACAATAAGCAGATATGGAGACATCTGCAGACTTCAGATCTACTCTATTATATGTCTACAGGAACTTCTCCTGATCAGATTGTACATGAATATTTTAATCCTTACAAGTCACCATACTATGCATTTTTAACATATATGGCAATACTTGAAGATTTCAGGAGGAACACTGGCATAGATTAAAAATAACATATGATAAATATTTAAATATGATAAAAAGTACATGAGCTATCATGACAAAAATTAAAAATATAGATATTTATGAATTAGGTCAGGAAAAAGGTAGTGCTACATGGGCTTCTACAATGATACTTGTAAAGATTACAACAGATGATGGGTATGTTGGATATGGTGAAGCAGTTCCAACTTTGAGAGTGTTGCCAGTGATAGAGTCCATTAAAGAGATATCGAGAGTATATATCGGAAAAGATCCATTCAACGTCGAGAAGAACAGGAGAGAATGGTACAAACACGATTTTTACAATGCACAATCTTTTGAATCCACTACTGCATTAAGTGCAGTGGATATTGCAAGCTGGGACATAATAGGCAAAATACTAAAAACGCCAGTATATAAGATACTCGGCGGAGAATACAGAAACAGGATCAGAGCTTATGCAAACGGCTGGTATGACAACTGTGTAACACCAGATCAATTTGCTGCAAAAGCGAAAGAATGGATATCTAAAGGATATACTGCATTGAAATTTGATCCTTTTGGATCTTACTTTGACTACATTGATGAGAAGGGCTTGACAGAGGCAGAAGCTAGGGTGAAAGCAGTCAGAGAGGCTGTTGGCGATAAAATAGAGCTGTTGATTGAACATCATGGCAGATTCAATGTTAATTCAGCAATAATGATTGCAAAAAAACTGGAAGCTCTGAATATTCTGTTTGCAGAAGAGCCTGTTCATCCTGAAGATCTTGAAGGCCTGAAAAAATACAGGAAAGCCACGTCTTTGAAAGTTGCACTCGGAGAAAGAATAATAAATAAGGTTCAGGCACTGCAATATATGAAAGAGAACGTGGTGGATTTTTTGCAGTTGGACATCACTAACTCTGGCGGGGTAACAGAAGCGAGGAAGATAGTGGGCATGGCTGAAGCATTTGGCATAGAAATGGCGTTTCACAATGCTTTCGGGCCTGTGCAAAACGCCGTAACATTGCAGATGGATGCGTCAATACCTCTATTCTTAGTACAAGAATCATTCTATGATGTTTTTCCACAGTGGAAAAGAGATCTGATATTTAACAGCACACCTCTAGAAAACGGGCATTTTTCTCTGCCATCCAGACCTGGAATCGGAGTGGAGATAAACGAGAAAATAATAGAAAAGTACAGTGTTAAAGGCCAGGAATACTTCAATCCAGAAGAACCCGTATGGGTCGTAAATGGAACTTGGGTCAATAAGTCCAATCTATAACTGTTTTTATTTCTCCTTCTTGTTTTTTAGCTATTGCAGCTAATGAATTTTCAGGCTTGAATCTATCAGTGATAAGAGTATTGAGCAGAGATCCATACTTTGTGTTCCAGAGCTCTATATATTTTGCAGCGTCTTCAAAATGAGTTTTTATGGCATTTACACTGCCAAATAAAAGTATATTATTTTCAACAATATATGTGATCATCTCTCCCGAGATAGGGTATGAAGTGCCGCTGGTAGTGCCAAAAAATGTGACAGCACTGTTTTTTTTCAATTTGTTAAGCAGGGGAAACACTGCGGAAGGGACTCCACTAGTGTCCAGCAATACATCCAAATCTGGTAAAGTTTCAAGGTATTTTTCAGAGTCAACATACTCTACTTCAATCCGGTCCAGAAAATTCATTTCTCGCTCGGTTGCCTCTCTCCTGTTTATAACAGATACATTAAATCCAATGGTTTTGAATAGCAGAGCGGTTAACAATCCCGTTGCGCCAGTACCTATAACCGCTGCGTTTCGGCAGTGGTAGGTGTAATCTTTACAGTTCCAAATGGTACGTTTTTGCAGGGCTTGGATCTCATCAACTGCTTTGATCATATTCGTAAGCGGTTCAATTAAAACAGCGGTATCTCTGATATAATCTGGAACTTTTACAAGGTTTGTCTCATCATCAGTGAATTCTTCTCTCATAAATCCGTGCAATCCACGTATCCCTGCCTCTGTAAATTCTCCAGTCTCACAAAAATCCTGCCTGCCATTAAGGCAGTTAGAGCATTTACCACACCCTCTTCTCACAATCGGAACAACCAGGTCACCTCTCTTTAGAATTTTACTTGACCCCGGATCTTTTACAACTCCCAGAGCTTCGTGTCCTAGTATTAGATACTCTGAATTGACAGGAGCTCTAGCAAATTTAATTTTGTCAGTGACGATTCCTCTATCAGTACCACATATGCCATTATACAGTGTTTTCACTACTACTTTATCTTTTTCTGTCTGGTTATCAGGTAAATCTTTAACGTAGACCCCCTCTTTGCCAGGATATACTATAATAGCTTTCATTCAATCACTCCAATAACTCTTGCAGGAGCTCCGTCTCCATCCTTTACAAGCAGTGGTAAACAGAGCACGTAAAATTTTTTGTTAAAAAGCTCTTTAATGTTATTTGATATGTTTTCTATGATCAGAATATTATTGGATAATAGTGTTTTATGAACTATTCCATCGCTGGAAAGAGGTGATTCAACGCTTGGAGAATCAATGCCTACTGCTTTTACCTTATAATTTGCAAGTTTTCTGACTGCATCAACATTAAAATATGAAAATTCTTGCATTTTCCAGTTTAGTTTCCACAATTCACTAGTGCCAGTATAAAAAAGTGCAATCTTGTCTTTTACAGAGTCATTAATATCTTCTTCTCCAATCTCTTTTTTACCAGCAACGTTTATGACAATACCTTCACCAGAATATGACAAGAGGTCAAGCTCATTGACATGCTTTCCGTTTTCCAGAAAATGAGCGGGTGCGTCTACATGTGTGCCTGTATGAGTTCCCATCTGTAGTTTTTTAATATTCACACCATCTTTAGATATTGATTTATAGATTTCTATTTTTGGTTCTGGGTCTCCAGGATAATAGGGCATATTATTTTCAATAGTATGACTAAGTTCAATTATTTTTTTGAAGTTCATAATGAGAACAGAAACGTTCATAATATAAGTATATTTTCATAAAAATTGAATAAAAATAAATATGAAGTCCCAATCTATGTATGATGAATTAATATGTTTGGAAATGGCATAATAAATTTTAAGGATATAGCAGTGAAAGGCTATACAAAAATAGGTAACCACGGCATGATAGCAAATAATAGGACTGCGGCACTGGTTAGTCTCAATGGAACAATTGACTGGGCATGCTTTCCGAACTTTAACTCTCTCCCACTGTTTAGCTCTATATTAGACAAGGACAAAGGTGGCTATTTTTCAATCAAGCCTGCAGATACCGATAGACTATCAGTGTACCAGTATTATGAAGGATATACAAACATCTTAGCCACTGAATTCATAAAAAATAAGCGGTTAGTATTAAAACTTATAGATTTTATGCCTGCTTCAGAGTATTCTACAATTTATTTCCCTGAGGTTCACAGATTAATTGAATCCCCTTCCTCCGATACAGAAATAGAGATCAAATTCAAGCCTGTATTCAACTATGGTCGTAATAAACCACTACTGATAAAAAATGAGAACGGTTATCTTTTTAAGTCCGGTAATGAAAATGCAGGAATAGTCTCTGACATTAACTTTGAAGAATCTGAGTTGATGGTGTCAAAAACCCTGAAAATGAGTAAGAACGATGCAAAATGGATAGTGATGGTCTATGGTGAGAAAAATCTTCATAAGTTGAAAGATTATAAATCGTATGACAGGTTAGAAGAAACGATGCTTTACTGGAAAAAATGGGTTAATCAGGGTACCTACAATGGTCTTTACAGCAAATATATAGCGAGATCTGCGCTCGTTTTAAAAGCATTATTTTTCGAGCCTACAGGGATGATTGTTGCGGCTCCAACATCTAGCTTACCAGAATCAATTGGCGGAGAGAGAAATTGGGATTATAGGTTTATGTGGATTCGTGATTCATCATATGTAATAGAATCTCTTTCTTTGCTTGGATATAAGACAGAAGCGACCAAGTTTTTGTATGATTTTATTGATAAAGTAAACGGCCAAAAATCACTCAGGACAATTTATTCAATTAACAATTACAAAAATATGGACGAGGTGGAAATAACAGAATATGAAGGATACATGGGATCAAAACCGGTCAGGTTTGGAAATAGAGCATATAAACAATTACAGCTTGACCAATATGGTGCAATTATAAATGCTATTTATCATTTTCATAAAATAGGGGGGCTGGTAAATGCATATTTATGGGATTTTATAATCGGGTTGTTAGCTGAACTAACTGAAAAGTGGCATCTTCCAGATTCTTCAATATGGGAGTTCAGGACCAGAAAAGAGCATTATGTTTATTCAAAAGTGATGGCATGGGTAGGCTTTGAAAGAGCCATAGAAATCGGGAAAGAGCTACAATATTCTGCACCCTATGAAAGATGGGAAAATACCGCAAAAAAAATAAAAGAGGATATATTATTAAGAGGATACAATGAATCTATCGATTCATTTGTGCAGTTTTATGGTAGCAACGATGTGGATGGAGCATTATTAAGGTTACCAATTCTCGGTTTTCTGCCAGCAAGCGATAAAAGAATAAAAAACACGATTAAGAAGATAGAAAAAGATTTAATGTATGAAAATTCATTTTTTAGGAGATACAACAATGATGATGGACTGAAAGGAAAGGATAATCTATTTTTGCTGCTTTCATTCTGGTATACTTTGGATTTAATATTACTTGGCGAAATAGAAAAGGCTAAAAGCGTGTTTGAGGCGGTTCTTGAGAAAGCGAACCATCTCGCACTTTTTTCAGAGGAACTGGACATCAAGACTGGTGAACTAATCGGTAATTATCCGCAGGCTTTAACGCATCTAGGGGTCATAAGCGCTGCTTATCAAATCAACAAGATACTAAAGAATAGATTGGAACAGTAACTTATAAAAAGGATGAAGTATATTGTAACAGTATGAAATATAATGGAATTGTAACCCCGATGATTACTCCATTCAAAAAGACTGGAGAAGTTGATTATAGCAGTATAGATATCTTAGTAGATTTTCTTAAATCTATTGGCGTATCAGGAATATTTCCATCAAGTTCTACTGGACTGTTTCCTTTTCTCAGCATTGATGAGAGAAAAAAAATGCTAGAGCAGGTTTTAAAAAATTCAGAGAATTTGAAAATATTTGAAGGAATAGGTGCTGTGGACACGGATAGTGCAATTGAACTTGCCAGGCATGCCAAGGATGTTGGTGCAGATGCAGTAGTGCTAATGCCATCTTACTACATAAAATCAGATCAAAGCTGGATAATTAATCATTTTGAAAAAGTATTAGAAAAAGTGGATATTGATTTTATGATCTACAATATTCCACAATTTACTGGAAGTACTGTGGAATTGAAAACTATTGAATATTTAAAAACTAATTTTTCTCAGATTTCCGGGATAAAAGACAGCTCTGGAGATATGCGCTATTTTTCAAAATTAATGCGGTTTAAAGATTCTAATTTTTCAGTGTTTCAGGGTCAAGATGACCTAATGTTAATCTCTCTCACTCTTGGAGCTGATGGAGGCGTGTGCGGCACTACTAATTTCATAAAATACATTGTGGATCTCTATGAACATTATCGCGATGGGGATATTGATAAAGCCAGAATATTGCAGATAGAAAAAATAAACAATATTATGGATGTTCTTGCGAGCTCAAATTTCCCGGCAGGCTACTATTCTGCATTTTACAATAAATTTAAAGTTAATGGAGGATATCGCAATCCTATGCTAGCTCCTTCAAAAGAAGCATCTGAATCTATCTTAAAGTGGATTAAATAAGATGGCAGAAATTGAGTTTAATAAGCTTAACTTAATAGTTTTAGATTATGACAGGACAGTTACAGATTCAAGCTTGAATTTTGATAAAAGAATAGTAGCACCAATTACAAAACTGAGAGAAAGTGGTGTTAAAGTTGCTTTAGTTACAGGCAGAGAATGGGATAGCATTTCTTCATTAAAAGACTGGTTTGATGCCATTGCTTTTGAAAATGGTGCGCTGGTATATGCAAAAAACAAGAAATATAAATATTATGCAGAAAAAAATGATGAGATAAAAGAGCTGTTGATCGGACAAGGCATAAAATATACTGCCGGCGAAGTAATATTTTCAATATCTTTACAGGATTTTAATAGACATCGGCAGTTATTTGAAAAATTTAATAATGTTGAATACATTAAAAATATCGGAAGTGTCATGATACTGCCAAATGGAATAAATAAAGGTTCTGCGGTTCAAAAAATTCTGAAACTTCTGAACATACAAGAAAACTACAGTTTAGCAATAGGTGATGGAGAAAACGATGTCGAAATGTTCAATGCAGTTAGATATAGAGTAAGCATAGAAAATTCAGTTAAGGAATTAAAAGATATTTCAGATCTATGCATACACAAAGAAGCATCTGAGGGCGTTTTAGAATTTCTGAACATCATAATATATGAAAGGGGTGAAAACAAATGAATATCGGGATAGTTTCGCAGACTCCGCTGATAAAGTTTAACGAAAACGCAGAAAAAGAGCATATAATTAAATTATCTGACCTTGACAAGAAAGCATATAATTATACGATTGGCGGGGTAAGTATAATGGTCAATAATCTAATTAGAAAAATGCAGGATAGCAAGTTTGCTACTAAAGTGTACTGGTTTGCCTTAAATCCAAAAGCTCCATATAAGATAATTGTTAGAGACAATTTCGAATTATATAACATAAGCCAGCAGCCAAAAATGCTTAAGGCATATACCAATTTTAAAGAGATTTTATGGAACAATATCCACGGATTTAAGCATGAAGAATTCGATAGAGAAGAGTATCTTGGGTTTTTAAATTATAATTGGCTTGTTGCAAAGGGTGTGTTGGAAATGAAAGAAAACATAGATTTACTGATGATTCATGATTTTCAACAGCTGATGGTAGGTTCGATGATCGGGCCTGCCAAACCTGCAGTATTAAGGTGGCATATACCATTCATTCCAGAAAACTTTACTTTTCAGATTCGAAAATTCATAGTTAATGGTTTAGAGGGATTTGATTCAATAATAGTAAGCACAAAAAGAGATCTAGAAGGATTAATAAGAGCAGGGTATAGAGGCATAGCATATCAGATTTATCCAAACATAGATCCAGAAAAATGGGGCAGAGAATCAAAGAAAGCCGCAGTAAGCTTTGGTGAAACTTACGGAATAAAAGAAGATGATTTTTTGGTACTGAATGTTGCAAGAATGGATCCTATGAAATCTCAGGACATTTTGATAAAGGCGGTAGCAAGATTAAAAAAATCTATACCTAACATCAAGTTGATGCTCGTTGGCAACGGTAGCTTTACGAGCAGCTCTAATGGATTGGGATCCAGCAAAGGAGAGTTACATAAACAATATCTGAAAGAACTTGTGAAAAAACTGAGCATTGAAGATAGGATTATATTTACAGGATATCTGCCAGATAGTGTTCTTTCTAAAGCATATGAACGCGCAGATCTGTTTGTTTTACCATCAAAAATTGAGGGGTTCGGGTTAAGTGTCGTAGAAGCATGGATATATGAAAATGTAACCATAGTGAGCAGAGGTGCGGGTGTGTCTGAACTCATTACCGATGGCGTTAACGGTTTTAAATTTAATCCGGGGGAGTACATAGAACTTGCTAATATCATTCTAAAAGTATATAAAGAGGAACAAGAAAGAAGTGAGATAGGAAAGAATGCGCATCGGATGGCAAAGCAATGTTACATCTCAAACGTGTACAAGCAAACTGAAAGAGTCTTAAGGATTACGCTTGATAATTTTGGAGTATAGATCTTACAGTAAAATATAAAAAAGATTGAATAAAGAAAACAGAAGCAATTATATATAGGTATAGCAATTATAAAAACCAGCATGTCAGATTCAATAAGCGTGATCAGATTCATCATCGGTGCAATAATATTACTGATTGCAGCCTATCAGGATTATAAAAGTAGGCTGGTATCTTCAATACTTTGGGTTTTAATGGCTATTGCTGGCATCTCAATACTCTCTTATCAGCTGATATTTGTATTTGATAACAGTTTTGCACTATATTTTATTCCTGTTATCCTACTCCTGTTTTTTGAGTGGTATGTAGAGCTCAGCAAAAATGTGAGGATCTTAATAAATGGAATTGGATTCGTTTTATCGATCATGCT
This is a stretch of genomic DNA from Thermoplasmata archaeon. It encodes these proteins:
- a CDS encoding dihydrodipicolinate synthase family protein, with product MKYNGIVTPMITPFKKTGEVDYSSIDILVDFLKSIGVSGIFPSSSTGLFPFLSIDERKKMLEQVLKNSENLKIFEGIGAVDTDSAIELARHAKDVGADAVVLMPSYYIKSDQSWIINHFEKVLEKVDIDFMIYNIPQFTGSTVELKTIEYLKTNFSQISGIKDSSGDMRYFSKLMRFKDSNFSVFQGQDDLMLISLTLGADGGVCGTTNFIKYIVDLYEHYRDGDIDKARILQIEKINNIMDVLASSNFPAGYYSAFYNKFKVNGGYRNPMLAPSKEASESILKWIK
- a CDS encoding glucose 1-dehydrogenase, whose translation is MKAIIVYPGKEGVYVKDLPDNQTEKDKVVVKTLYNGICGTDRGIVTDKIKFARAPVNSEYLILGHEALGVVKDPGSSKILKRGDLVVPIVRRGCGKCSNCLNGRQDFCETGEFTEAGIRGLHGFMREEFTDDETNLVKVPDYIRDTAVLIEPLTNMIKAVDEIQALQKRTIWNCKDYTYHCRNAAVIGTGATGLLTALLFKTIGFNVSVINRREATEREMNFLDRIEVEYVDSEKYLETLPDLDVLLDTSGVPSAVFPLLNKLKKNSAVTFFGTTSGTSYPISGEMITYIVENNILLFGSVNAIKTHFEDAAKYIELWNTKYGSLLNTLITDRFKPENSLAAIAKKQEGEIKTVIDWTY
- a CDS encoding glycoside hydrolase family 15 protein; translation: MFGNGIINFKDIAVKGYTKIGNHGMIANNRTAALVSLNGTIDWACFPNFNSLPLFSSILDKDKGGYFSIKPADTDRLSVYQYYEGYTNILATEFIKNKRLVLKLIDFMPASEYSTIYFPEVHRLIESPSSDTEIEIKFKPVFNYGRNKPLLIKNENGYLFKSGNENAGIVSDINFEESELMVSKTLKMSKNDAKWIVMVYGEKNLHKLKDYKSYDRLEETMLYWKKWVNQGTYNGLYSKYIARSALVLKALFFEPTGMIVAAPTSSLPESIGGERNWDYRFMWIRDSSYVIESLSLLGYKTEATKFLYDFIDKVNGQKSLRTIYSINNYKNMDEVEITEYEGYMGSKPVRFGNRAYKQLQLDQYGAIINAIYHFHKIGGLVNAYLWDFIIGLLAELTEKWHLPDSSIWEFRTRKEHYVYSKVMAWVGFERAIEIGKELQYSAPYERWENTAKKIKEDILLRGYNESIDSFVQFYGSNDVDGALLRLPILGFLPASDKRIKNTIKKIEKDLMYENSFFRRYNNDDGLKGKDNLFLLLSFWYTLDLILLGEIEKAKSVFEAVLEKANHLALFSEELDIKTGELIGNYPQALTHLGVISAAYQINKILKNRLEQ
- a CDS encoding cyclase family protein, coding for MNFKKIIELSHTIENNMPYYPGDPEPKIEIYKSISKDGVNIKKLQMGTHTGTHVDAPAHFLENGKHVNELDLLSYSGEGIVINVAGKKEIGEEDINDSVKDKIALFYTGTSELWKLNWKMQEFSYFNVDAVRKLANYKVKAVGIDSPSVESPLSSDGIVHKTLLSNNILIIENISNNIKELFNKKFYVLCLPLLVKDGDGAPARVIGVIE
- a CDS encoding mandelate racemase/muconate lactonizing enzyme family protein, yielding MTKIKNIDIYELGQEKGSATWASTMILVKITTDDGYVGYGEAVPTLRVLPVIESIKEISRVYIGKDPFNVEKNRREWYKHDFYNAQSFESTTALSAVDIASWDIIGKILKTPVYKILGGEYRNRIRAYANGWYDNCVTPDQFAAKAKEWISKGYTALKFDPFGSYFDYIDEKGLTEAEARVKAVREAVGDKIELLIEHHGRFNVNSAIMIAKKLEALNILFAEEPVHPEDLEGLKKYRKATSLKVALGERIINKVQALQYMKENVVDFLQLDITNSGGVTEARKIVGMAEAFGIEMAFHNAFGPVQNAVTLQMDASIPLFLVQESFYDVFPQWKRDLIFNSTPLENGHFSLPSRPGIGVEINEKIIEKYSVKGQEYFNPEEPVWVVNGTWVNKSNL